From the genome of Halorussus caseinilyticus, one region includes:
- a CDS encoding plastocyanin/azurin family copper-binding protein: protein MDRRTFLAGAASVGSLSLAGCSALRDGNASADTDHDIGMGSAFFRPAELEVSAGETVVWANTGNRRHTVTAYENQIPDEAEYFASGGFESEESAREGWMGDFEGRIEAGQTYEVTFEIPGEYHYFCIPHEPSGMVGKIVVTE, encoded by the coding sequence ATGGACCGCCGAACGTTCCTCGCTGGGGCCGCGAGCGTCGGGTCGCTGAGTCTCGCTGGCTGTAGCGCCCTCCGAGACGGGAACGCGAGCGCCGACACCGACCACGACATCGGGATGGGGTCGGCGTTCTTCCGGCCCGCGGAACTCGAAGTCAGCGCGGGCGAGACCGTCGTCTGGGCGAACACGGGCAACCGCCGCCACACCGTGACCGCCTACGAGAACCAGATTCCCGACGAGGCCGAGTACTTCGCCTCCGGCGGCTTCGAATCGGAGGAGTCCGCCCGCGAGGGGTGGATGGGCGACTTCGAGGGCCGCATCGAGGCGGGCCAGACCTACGAAGTGACGTTCGAGATTCCGGGCGAGTATCACTACTTCTGTATCCCCCACGAACCGAGCGGGATGGTCGGAAAAATCGTGGTTACGGAGTAG
- a CDS encoding pyridoxamine 5'-phosphate oxidase family protein — MTHRDEESASEVRRDRPETEASYGIPDDRDGLLSWEFVASRMADERTYWLSTTRPDGRPHARPVWGVWLDDHFHCGGGERTRWVRNLRANPAVTVHRESGEEVVVIEGTAERIDDTADSERVARIDAAYDGKYGIRHGTPFFAVRPDAVLAWSDYPDDATRWTFRDSDG; from the coding sequence ATGACCCACCGAGACGAGGAGTCCGCCAGCGAGGTCCGACGGGACCGCCCCGAGACCGAAGCGAGTTACGGCATCCCCGACGACCGCGACGGCCTGCTGTCGTGGGAGTTCGTGGCTTCTCGGATGGCCGACGAACGGACCTACTGGCTCTCGACCACGCGACCCGACGGCCGACCCCACGCTCGCCCGGTGTGGGGCGTCTGGCTGGACGACCACTTTCACTGCGGCGGCGGCGAGCGAACGCGATGGGTGCGGAACCTCCGAGCGAACCCCGCGGTCACGGTCCACCGCGAGAGCGGCGAGGAAGTCGTCGTTATCGAGGGGACGGCCGAGCGAATCGACGACACCGCCGACTCCGAGCGCGTCGCGCGCATCGACGCGGCCTACGACGGGAAGTACGGGATTCGCCACGGCACGCCGTTCTTCGCGGTTCGGCCCGACGCGGTGCTGGCGTGGAGCGACTACCCAGACGACGCGACCCGGTGGACTTTCCGGGACTCGGACGGGTAG